One genomic segment of Lewinellaceae bacterium includes these proteins:
- a CDS encoding outer membrane beta-barrel protein produces the protein MNGKTLHWFIPMLLMFASGFTLNHLQAQTVRLSGSVIDSLTSEPLIGAHVVLRNRTDSLSTVTEADGSFVLQVKPGFYRIAVSYLGYGVLRQPVRVQETMTLPALKMQQEAEMLDQIEVTDRAVRATQKGDTTAFRANAYKTNSDASTEELVRKMPGITVQNGEVQAQGEKVQKVLVDGREFFGNDANAALRNLPAEVVDQIQVFDDKTEQAKFSGVDDGETIKTINIVTRSDKRNGQFGRLYAGYGDQEKYQAGGQVNFFNKNRRISILGMSNNINIQNFSSEDIIGFTGSSGGRGRGRDGDSFIVGQQNGITTTHALGLNYSDKWGEKIEVTASYFVNSNDNLALQSQQRDYASIGETNQIYDENSRQDRLGTNHRFNMRMEYKINDKTSILWRPRLSYQTQNETEASQGFNSTALAINNSTDLLNTNINHGLNLDNSILLRRRLEKPGRTFSVELKNNYNNRNGDETRYALNNFYSPQEYADTLDQVTDLYIHGWEVGTEVDYTEPLGKKGSLQVEYEYSYNWDDADQRTFDVLNDQGQLSSPIASLSSTLTNNISSHEIGLRYRLRGEKTNLTLGNSLQTIQMDADQVYPEPFAFKKNFVNWLPNVFLRIQQTKQNYFFMGYRTFVRTPTANQLQEVVDNSNPLLVSIGNSALNPYYSHRIFLRYSNTQVEKSTVFYALLNANFSKNYIARSTQFITRDTIVGGQYALSPGTQLSQSVNLNGYMNLNGFVTYGLPVDFLKSNLNFNVGGDYLRQPGLINGIKNYSNTYSSKIGLVLASNISEKIDFTLASTSSLNWVRNTSQISLDNRYLNQINQAGMVWTFLPGWVFRQDVTNQLYRGLGGEFDINFWLWNMSLGKKFLKNNRGELKLSVFDLLGQNNSISRTITETYIQDLQTNVLQRYFLLSFVYTLRSFGTPPAEPERRDWRH, from the coding sequence ATGAATGGTAAAACTTTACATTGGTTCATTCCAATGCTGCTGATGTTCGCCTCGGGCTTCACCTTGAATCACCTTCAAGCCCAAACCGTACGTTTATCCGGGTCGGTCATTGACAGTCTTACCTCCGAACCGCTGATCGGTGCCCATGTCGTCCTGCGCAACCGGACTGATTCGTTATCAACGGTGACCGAAGCCGATGGAAGTTTTGTGCTCCAGGTGAAGCCAGGCTTTTACCGCATTGCTGTTTCTTACCTCGGTTACGGAGTGCTGCGGCAGCCCGTACGGGTTCAGGAAACCATGACTTTGCCCGCTTTGAAAATGCAACAGGAAGCTGAAATGCTCGATCAGATCGAAGTGACCGACCGGGCGGTAAGAGCGACCCAAAAAGGCGACACGACCGCTTTCCGCGCCAATGCGTACAAGACCAACAGCGACGCCAGCACGGAAGAACTGGTACGTAAAATGCCGGGCATCACCGTCCAGAACGGCGAGGTGCAGGCCCAGGGAGAGAAAGTGCAGAAGGTCCTGGTTGACGGCCGGGAGTTTTTTGGCAATGATGCCAATGCAGCCCTGCGAAATTTGCCTGCCGAGGTTGTGGATCAGATTCAGGTTTTTGATGACAAGACCGAACAAGCGAAATTTTCAGGGGTAGATGATGGCGAAACCATCAAGACGATCAATATCGTGACCCGCTCCGATAAACGCAATGGACAGTTTGGACGCCTCTATGCCGGCTACGGGGACCAGGAGAAATACCAGGCCGGCGGGCAGGTTAACTTCTTCAATAAGAATCGCCGCATTTCCATCCTGGGCATGTCCAATAACATCAACATCCAAAACTTCAGCAGCGAAGACATCATCGGATTTACCGGATCTTCCGGCGGACGCGGCCGTGGTCGCGATGGCGATAGTTTTATCGTGGGCCAGCAAAACGGCATCACCACCACCCATGCTCTCGGTCTGAATTATTCGGATAAATGGGGAGAAAAAATTGAAGTGACCGCCAGTTATTTCGTCAACTCCAACGACAACCTGGCCCTCCAATCCCAGCAACGCGATTATGCCAGCATCGGGGAGACAAACCAGATCTACGACGAGAACAGCCGGCAGGATCGTCTGGGCACCAATCACCGCTTCAACATGCGCATGGAATATAAGATCAATGATAAAACCTCAATACTGTGGCGTCCGCGCCTGAGTTACCAGACACAGAATGAGACGGAAGCCTCTCAGGGTTTTAATTCCACCGCGCTGGCGATCAACAACAGTACCGACCTGCTCAATACCAATATCAACCATGGCCTGAATCTGGATAACAGCATCCTGCTGCGGAGACGCCTGGAAAAACCGGGCCGGACCTTCTCCGTGGAATTGAAGAATAATTACAACAACCGCAATGGCGACGAGACCCGCTATGCCCTGAATAATTTTTATTCCCCGCAAGAATATGCCGATACGCTGGATCAGGTCACCGATCTCTACATCCACGGTTGGGAGGTAGGCACTGAAGTTGATTATACAGAGCCCCTGGGCAAAAAGGGAAGCCTGCAGGTGGAGTACGAATATTCCTACAACTGGGATGATGCTGATCAGCGGACCTTTGACGTGCTGAATGACCAGGGTCAATTAAGCAGCCCGATTGCTTCGCTGTCCAGCACCCTGACCAATAATATCTCCTCGCATGAAATAGGCCTGCGCTACCGGCTGCGTGGAGAAAAGACCAATTTAACGCTGGGCAACAGTCTGCAAACCATCCAGATGGATGCCGACCAGGTCTATCCGGAACCCTTTGCATTCAAGAAAAACTTTGTCAACTGGCTGCCAAATGTCTTCCTTCGGATACAGCAGACCAAGCAAAACTATTTCTTTATGGGTTACCGCACTTTTGTGCGCACACCGACTGCCAACCAGCTCCAGGAAGTGGTTGATAACTCCAATCCGCTGCTGGTCAGCATAGGAAACAGTGCATTAAATCCCTATTACTCCCATCGAATCTTCTTGCGTTATTCCAATACCCAGGTCGAAAAATCCACCGTTTTTTATGCCCTTCTCAATGCCAATTTCAGCAAAAACTACATCGCCCGCAGTACACAGTTTATTACCCGGGACACCATCGTCGGTGGTCAGTATGCACTCTCTCCGGGTACCCAGCTTTCCCAATCGGTGAATCTCAACGGATATATGAACCTGAATGGATTTGTCACTTACGGATTACCGGTGGATTTCCTGAAATCGAATCTGAATTTTAATGTAGGCGGCGATTATCTGCGCCAACCGGGACTGATCAATGGCATTAAGAATTATTCTAATACGTATTCATCTAAAATAGGACTGGTGCTGGCCTCCAACATCAGTGAAAAAATTGACTTCACCCTGGCGTCCACCTCAAGCCTGAACTGGGTACGCAACACTTCCCAGATATCACTGGACAACCGGTATCTGAATCAGATCAACCAGGCCGGTATGGTTTGGACCTTCTTACCGGGATGGGTCTTCCGCCAGGATGTGACCAACCAGCTGTACCGGGGTCTGGGAGGAGAATTTGACATCAACTTCTGGCTCTGGAATATGAGCCTGGGTAAGAAATTCCTTAAGAACAACCGGGGAGAGCTTAAACTCAGCGTTTTTGACCTGCTCGGACAAAACAACAGCATCAGCAGAACCATCACCGAAACCTATATCCAGGATCTGCAAACAAATGTCCTGCAACGGTATTTTCTGCTGAGCTTCGTATACACCTTACGCAGCTTCGGCACCCCTCCTGCAGAACCGGAACGGAGAGACTGGAGGCATTAA
- a CDS encoding MATE family efflux transporter, whose amino-acid sequence MANEASINREILRLAIPNIISNISVPLLSTVDTALMGRLSAAHIGAVGLASMLFNFIYWNFGFLRMGTTGMTAQAFGSRDSQAMSMVLGRSLMIALTLALLVVVFQNGLLKAGLLGLQVPQEQVNLVSQYFGIRIWAAPATLVIYALLGWYFGMQNAMYPLIITIVINLLNMVLSYSLVHYSGWAIRGVAWGTLLAQYLGVTLAVALLVTKYGSEHLRFRFRDLIHWPAFSGFLRINGNLFIRTVCLTFAFAYFYAQSAHLDPVLLAVNVILLQLLNWLSYAVDGFAFAAESLVGKYYGAKDSNTLPRVIWLSFLWGGIIALGFALLYGLAGPLIFRIYTDQVEVLAAGREWLLWMAALPLLSFASYIWDGIFIGLTASRAMRDTMLLALSFFLLLHQLWLKQFAWGLWLAFLLFMVARGAFQTMVYFRQGGRLAKIPD is encoded by the coding sequence ATGGCAAACGAGGCTTCCATCAACCGGGAAATATTGCGTCTGGCGATACCCAATATTATCAGCAACATATCCGTCCCATTATTGTCAACCGTGGATACGGCGCTGATGGGCAGGCTCTCCGCAGCCCACATCGGAGCAGTCGGTCTGGCGTCGATGCTCTTTAATTTCATCTACTGGAATTTTGGTTTCCTGCGCATGGGAACGACCGGAATGACTGCTCAGGCCTTTGGCTCCCGGGACAGTCAGGCTATGAGCATGGTTCTCGGAAGGTCGTTGATGATTGCTCTGACGCTGGCACTGCTGGTGGTGGTATTTCAGAATGGTCTGCTGAAGGCCGGACTGCTGGGATTGCAGGTGCCGCAGGAGCAGGTCAATCTGGTCAGTCAGTATTTTGGTATCCGGATCTGGGCTGCTCCTGCGACCCTGGTTATTTATGCGTTGCTGGGCTGGTATTTCGGAATGCAGAATGCCATGTATCCTCTGATCATCACGATCGTGATCAACCTGCTCAATATGGTATTGAGCTATTCACTGGTTCACTACAGCGGATGGGCTATAAGAGGGGTAGCCTGGGGCACCTTGCTCGCCCAGTACCTGGGTGTGACCCTGGCGGTAGCCTTGCTGGTCACTAAATACGGATCGGAGCACCTGCGATTTCGATTCAGGGACCTGATCCACTGGCCGGCCTTTTCCGGATTTTTACGCATCAACGGGAATTTATTTATCCGGACCGTCTGCCTGACGTTTGCCTTTGCCTATTTCTATGCGCAGTCGGCTCATCTGGATCCTGTATTGTTAGCGGTCAATGTTATTTTACTGCAGCTGCTGAACTGGCTTTCGTATGCAGTGGACGGTTTTGCTTTTGCGGCAGAGAGCCTGGTAGGCAAGTACTATGGAGCGAAGGATAGCAATACATTGCCGCGGGTGATCTGGCTTTCATTTCTTTGGGGCGGGATCATCGCACTGGGGTTTGCACTCTTGTATGGATTGGCCGGACCGCTGATCTTCCGGATCTATACGGATCAGGTGGAGGTGCTGGCAGCCGGGCGGGAATGGCTCCTGTGGATGGCTGCACTGCCTTTGCTTAGTTTTGCCAGCTATATCTGGGATGGCATTTTCATCGGACTCACAGCCTCGCGGGCTATGCGGGACACCATGTTGCTGGCCCTGTCCTTCTTCTTACTGCTGCATCAGCTGTGGCTTAAGCAATTTGCCTGGGGCCTTTGGCTGGCTTTCCTGTTGTTTATGGTTGCCCGCGGCGCCTTTCAGACCATGGTGTATTTCCGGCAGGGTGGCCGGTTGGCCAAAATTCCCGATTAA
- a CDS encoding D-alanine--D-alanine ligase — MIRIGILFGGPSREREIAFAGGRTVYDNLNKSIFEPVPIFIDSWRNWILLDWTYIYKGSIRDFYPPIAELPPSPHRFQIYSESLGEPASVDWDRVIQRVGRRIRPAETKELIDFAFLALHGEYGEDGQIQGLLESLEIPYSGSGVRACAIGMDKVFQKHLMQQGGFNVKPFFAIQHDHWHYGSHYGWFQQALHKIGFPLVVRPANQGSSIGVSIVQENDLDLFRTAVDRAFFRLTITQEEWEPLNEEERVRFIQDLSDIRSGLGYPLKIKDIWIHHPEDLLKTLNDQLGKEGTRLVNLESYWSEQEVVIEEFISGREFSCIVIRNEDGSPVALPPTEIIKGSEVFDYRSKYLPGLSRKETPIDLPADTIQTIREHCESLYRYFQFNTYARIDGFIESDGTILLNDPNTTSGMLPSSFFFHQAAEIGMNPSQFLTYIIRASLAERLSHSLHPPAFQKWLPRLDEAILDLRKDVNHKKKIAVIFGGYSFERHISVESGRNVFEKLSSSDKYEPTPVFLMGNEEQHTLYQIPINLLLKDNADDIRERIEEYLTAPESWHHPVIDQIREACGGLIDTYTSEHTVFVPRPLTYEQLAREFDAAFIALHGRPGEDGTVQRNLDGYHVPYNGSGYDSSQITINKYETLERLRQAGFKTADQKLVAREAWLGDAAKAEEELIEQFGFPMVIKPVDDGCSSAVKVIRDQTQLTHYLRMLFRDEENLDLESARVLKLKPKEEFPRKTQALVETLIGPEGAAHFMEITGGMLTHYQPEGIQFEVFEPSEALSGGEVLSLEEKFLAGEGQNITPARFAPDQEHYDRIARQVKSDLERAARILGVEGYARIDAFVRIFPDDRVETIIIEVNSLPGMTPATCIFHQSALNGYKPYEFIDQILEYAFHGQKVATIR, encoded by the coding sequence ATGATACGCATTGGAATATTATTTGGCGGACCTTCCCGAGAACGGGAGATAGCCTTTGCCGGAGGACGTACGGTCTACGACAATCTCAACAAGTCCATCTTCGAGCCCGTGCCTATATTCATTGATTCCTGGCGTAACTGGATCCTGCTGGACTGGACCTACATTTACAAAGGCAGTATCCGCGATTTCTATCCTCCCATTGCCGAACTACCACCTTCTCCCCACAGATTCCAGATTTACAGTGAAAGTCTGGGGGAGCCCGCTTCTGTGGATTGGGATCGCGTCATACAGCGAGTAGGCCGTCGAATCCGTCCTGCAGAAACAAAGGAACTGATCGACTTCGCTTTTCTGGCGCTGCATGGCGAGTACGGAGAAGACGGGCAAATCCAGGGCTTGCTGGAATCCCTGGAGATCCCTTACAGTGGTAGCGGTGTGCGTGCCTGTGCCATCGGAATGGACAAGGTATTTCAAAAACATCTGATGCAGCAGGGGGGCTTCAATGTAAAGCCTTTCTTTGCCATCCAGCACGACCACTGGCACTACGGCAGTCATTACGGCTGGTTTCAGCAAGCATTGCATAAAATAGGTTTCCCGCTGGTTGTTCGCCCGGCCAATCAGGGTAGCTCCATCGGGGTTTCCATCGTACAGGAGAACGACCTCGATCTGTTTCGTACCGCGGTAGACCGCGCCTTTTTCCGTCTGACCATCACCCAGGAAGAATGGGAACCCCTGAATGAAGAGGAAAGGGTACGCTTTATCCAGGACCTCTCGGACATCCGCAGTGGCCTGGGTTATCCGCTGAAGATTAAAGATATCTGGATCCACCATCCGGAAGATTTGTTGAAAACCCTCAATGACCAGCTCGGGAAAGAAGGTACCCGCCTGGTAAACCTCGAATCCTACTGGTCCGAGCAGGAGGTCGTCATCGAAGAGTTTATTTCCGGCAGAGAGTTTTCCTGCATCGTCATCCGCAACGAAGACGGTTCTCCGGTAGCACTGCCTCCTACCGAGATCATCAAGGGATCCGAAGTATTCGATTACCGCTCAAAATATTTACCGGGCCTTTCCCGTAAAGAAACGCCCATCGACCTTCCTGCGGATACCATCCAGACCATCCGGGAGCACTGCGAGTCGCTCTATCGCTATTTTCAGTTCAATACCTATGCCCGGATCGATGGATTTATTGAATCCGACGGGACCATATTGCTGAATGACCCCAATACGACTTCGGGAATGCTTCCCTCCAGTTTCTTTTTCCACCAGGCAGCCGAGATCGGGATGAACCCTTCCCAGTTTCTGACCTACATCATCCGTGCATCACTGGCCGAACGGTTAAGCCACAGCCTGCACCCGCCGGCATTCCAAAAATGGCTACCCCGGTTGGATGAGGCGATCCTGGATTTGCGCAAGGATGTCAATCACAAAAAGAAGATAGCGGTCATCTTCGGAGGTTACTCTTTCGAAAGGCACATCTCGGTGGAGAGCGGAAGAAATGTATTCGAAAAATTGTCCAGTTCCGACAAATACGAGCCGACGCCTGTCTTTCTGATGGGCAATGAGGAGCAACATACCCTGTATCAAATTCCCATCAATTTACTTCTCAAGGACAATGCGGACGATATCCGTGAGCGAATCGAGGAATACCTTACAGCGCCGGAATCCTGGCATCACCCGGTCATCGACCAGATCCGGGAGGCCTGCGGAGGATTGATTGATACGTATACCAGTGAGCACACGGTCTTTGTCCCACGTCCGCTTACCTATGAACAACTGGCCCGGGAATTTGATGCCGCTTTCATTGCACTTCACGGAAGACCCGGAGAGGATGGCACCGTTCAGCGGAATCTGGACGGCTATCATGTCCCATACAATGGGTCCGGATACGACTCCTCCCAGATCACCATCAACAAATACGAGACCCTGGAACGGCTGCGTCAGGCCGGCTTCAAAACAGCCGATCAGAAACTGGTCGCCCGGGAAGCATGGTTGGGGGATGCCGCTAAGGCAGAAGAAGAACTGATCGAACAATTCGGATTTCCGATGGTTATCAAGCCGGTTGATGACGGGTGCAGTTCAGCAGTCAAAGTCATCCGGGATCAGACACAACTGACACATTACCTGCGCATGCTTTTCCGGGATGAAGAAAACCTGGATCTGGAAAGTGCCCGGGTCCTCAAGCTTAAGCCCAAAGAAGAATTTCCACGCAAAACCCAGGCTCTGGTCGAAACCCTGATCGGCCCGGAAGGCGCAGCCCACTTTATGGAGATCACCGGAGGGATGCTCACCCATTACCAGCCGGAAGGGATCCAGTTCGAAGTATTCGAGCCATCCGAAGCCCTCTCCGGAGGAGAGGTTCTTTCCCTGGAAGAAAAATTTCTGGCCGGTGAAGGTCAGAACATCACCCCGGCCCGGTTTGCTCCCGACCAGGAACATTATGACCGTATTGCCCGTCAGGTAAAAAGTGACCTGGAGCGTGCGGCCCGCATACTGGGTGTGGAAGGTTATGCCCGCATCGACGCTTTTGTCCGCATATTCCCTGACGATCGCGTCGAAACAATCATCATTGAAGTCAATTCATTGCCCGGCATGACACCCGCAACCTGCATCTTTCATCAAAGTGCACTGAACGGGTACAAGCCCTATGAATTCATCGATCAAATTTTAGAGTACGCATTCCATGGCCAAAAAGTTGCAACCATCCGATAA
- a CDS encoding PASTA domain-containing protein yields MAKKLQPSDNTSSSFQSYWAIMTSRSCLKQLGLIVAFLLAMLLLVFGWLKIYTRHGQKLELPDYTEMSLLDAEKDAKHRDFEIVVSDSVHIVEKPGGIILQQNPAPHSLVKKDRKVYVTVTKYKPDKINLEDLGKLYGNAFNSIQDMLKGYHIQARIRDYRYDPFGENIILEVWYNGQVIVNKEGVRANTQIDKGGTLEFILSKSNDAVVKTPKLVCLTYAESIFITKGYQLALKMDKEYEYAPEDLDNAYVYKQYPSPDSRILMGDTVIVYLTTIKPADCDEGFIQDQQ; encoded by the coding sequence ATGGCCAAAAAGTTGCAACCATCCGATAACACTTCAAGCAGTTTCCAGTCCTACTGGGCTATTATGACCAGCCGCTCTTGCCTGAAGCAATTGGGTCTGATCGTGGCATTTCTATTGGCCATGCTCCTGCTGGTATTCGGATGGCTTAAGATCTATACCCGCCACGGACAAAAACTGGAATTACCCGACTATACGGAGATGAGCCTTCTGGACGCAGAAAAGGATGCCAAACACCGTGACTTTGAAATTGTCGTTTCCGATTCCGTCCACATCGTAGAAAAACCGGGGGGTATTATTCTTCAGCAAAACCCGGCACCCCATTCTCTGGTGAAGAAAGACCGCAAAGTCTATGTGACCGTCACCAAATACAAACCCGATAAAATCAATCTGGAAGACCTGGGTAAGCTCTACGGCAATGCCTTTAACTCCATTCAGGATATGCTGAAAGGATACCACATCCAGGCCAGGATCCGTGACTATCGCTATGATCCCTTTGGTGAGAATATCATCCTGGAAGTGTGGTACAATGGCCAGGTGATCGTCAACAAAGAAGGGGTCAGAGCCAATACCCAGATCGACAAAGGAGGCACCCTGGAATTCATCCTCAGTAAATCCAACGACGCGGTTGTCAAAACACCCAAACTGGTCTGTCTGACCTATGCCGAATCGATTTTCATCACCAAAGGTTACCAGCTGGCCCTGAAAATGGATAAGGAATACGAGTACGCACCAGAAGACCTGGACAATGCCTATGTGTATAAGCAGTATCCCAGTCCCGATAGCCGGATCCTGATGGGCGATACGGTCATTGTGTACCTGACTACCATCAAGCCTGCCGATTGTGATGAGGGCTTCATCCAGGATCAGCAATAA